The DNA segment GTCGCCTGTGCGACGGCGTAGAACCGGTACGTCCCGGCCACGGCAGGGGCCGTCCACTGGAAGCTCCAACTGCGAAGCGTCTTGCTGGAGTGCGTGAGCTCACCGTTCGAGACCTTGTTCCCGGTTCCGGCCGTGAACGTGCCGCCGCTCGCACTCAGGTTGAATCCGCCGGTGGTGTTGGCCGGCCCGCCTGTGACCGAGATCGTGTAGTTGCTCACGGACCCGACCTGCACGGTTTGCGGCCCGGTGATGGACACCGTGACCGCACCCGCGGCGTTCGGAGTCGAGCTGTGGCAGTTGCAGCCAGTCGCCGAGGTCGAGCAGCCGGTCTTGCCACTTGCGTTGGCCATCAGATGCGCGGCCCAGAACACGAGGCTGGCGGTCATGAGCAGACCAACGAACTTCGGAGACGCGGTGATGGACGGACGACGTGACATGTGAGGGCCTCCTCAGCGAGAGAGTACCGGCAGTGAAACACCCCCACCCACCTGGGGGTCATGCTCGGGAGCGGCGTCGGCCGGGGAGGACTACAAGAGCGGCGAGCCTGGTTCGACCACCCAAAGTGCGCGACGCACGCGATGTGCCAGGGGTCGGCCCTCTCCGGAACCCACGGCGCCACAGGCGCAAGGCCGCCCGGC comes from the Candidatus Eisenbacteria bacterium genome and includes:
- a CDS encoding choice-of-anchor V domain-containing protein; this encodes MSRRPSITASPKFVGLLMTASLVFWAAHLMANASGKTGCSTSATGCNCHSSTPNAAGAVTVSITGPQTVQVGSVSNYTISVTGGPANTTGGFNLSASGGTFTAGTGNKVSNGELTHSSKTLRSWSFQWTAPAVAGTYRFYAVAQATNNSGTGGDSWGWYGGAANTAFSIAVDGTTPVAKISWGQLKAKYR